A stretch of Lysinibacillus agricola DNA encodes these proteins:
- a CDS encoding DeoR/GlpR family DNA-binding transcription regulator, giving the protein MLPKERLQKIVDLVQIEKKVYVSELSQKFSVTEETIRRDLEKLDKKGIVSRTYGGAVINRNGSEDLPFNTRTTLNIELKKSIVSKIHHLIKDGDKLMVDPSSTALELVKALYDKQDLTLITNSIKILNEFSDSHFQIISTGGELRKKSLSLVGPAAEATVSRYYADIHVFSCKGISLEHGITESNEPEAELKKIMLKNSKVNLLLVDHTKFDKAAFLKLFDISDIDVVVTDKKPSAEWIERLKANNVQLIY; this is encoded by the coding sequence ATGTTACCAAAAGAACGATTGCAAAAAATAGTAGATTTAGTCCAAATTGAAAAGAAAGTTTATGTCTCTGAATTAAGTCAAAAGTTTTCAGTTACAGAAGAAACCATTCGAAGAGATCTTGAAAAATTAGATAAAAAGGGAATTGTATCAAGAACTTACGGAGGGGCAGTAATAAACCGGAACGGCTCAGAGGATTTACCTTTTAATACAAGAACCACTCTTAATATAGAATTAAAAAAATCAATAGTTTCGAAAATACATCATCTGATTAAAGATGGAGATAAATTAATGGTTGACCCTAGCTCAACAGCGTTAGAATTGGTCAAAGCATTATATGATAAACAAGATTTAACGTTAATTACTAATTCCATAAAAATATTAAATGAGTTTAGCGATTCACACTTTCAAATTATTTCAACAGGGGGGGAGTTACGAAAAAAATCACTTTCTTTAGTTGGTCCTGCTGCAGAGGCTACCGTTAGTAGATATTACGCAGACATTCATGTATTTAGCTGCAAGGGGATATCACTTGAACATGGTATTACTGAATCTAATGAGCCCGAAGCGGAATTAAAAAAAATTATGCTTAAGAATTCCAAGGTAAACCTCTTACTAGTAGATCACACTAAATTCGATAAGGCGGCATTTTTAAAGCTATTTGATATTAGTGACATTGATGTTGTCGTAACAGACAAAAAACCATCTGCAGAGTGGATAGAGAGACTGAAAGCAAATAATGTCCAGCTAATTTATTGA
- a CDS encoding class II aldolase/adducin family protein, translated as MNNSEQFLKEQICDIGKRMYMKDMGAANDGNISIKISENSFLCTPTGVSKGFMTPDMICKINSQGEVIEENLLNTKPSSEIKMHLRVYQERPDVTAVVHAHPLYATAFAICGIPLNKQIMPESTIFLGEVPIAEYGTPSTEELPNSIVPYLQNHDAILLANHGALTCGIDLMSAYFKMESMEFYAKLLYLTSVIGEPKELTNEQVTTLVHLREKKFKVPGRFPDLGIHD; from the coding sequence ATGAATAATTCAGAACAATTTTTAAAAGAACAAATATGTGACATAGGTAAGAGAATGTATATGAAAGATATGGGAGCTGCAAATGATGGAAACATTTCTATTAAAATTTCAGAAAATTCTTTCTTATGTACCCCGACAGGAGTATCAAAAGGGTTTATGACCCCAGATATGATATGCAAGATTAATAGTCAAGGAGAGGTAATTGAGGAAAATCTACTAAACACAAAACCATCTTCAGAAATAAAGATGCATTTACGTGTTTATCAGGAACGTCCCGATGTAACAGCAGTTGTGCATGCTCACCCCTTGTATGCTACTGCTTTCGCTATTTGTGGTATTCCGCTTAATAAGCAAATAATGCCAGAATCAACCATTTTCTTAGGAGAAGTACCTATAGCAGAATATGGGACGCCCTCCACAGAAGAGTTGCCTAATTCAATAGTTCCTTACCTTCAAAATCATGATGCGATTTTATTAGCCAATCATGGTGCGCTAACTTGTGGTATTGACTTAATGAGCGCTTATTTCAAAATGGAGTCCATGGAATTTTATGCGAAGCTTCTTTATCTAACTTCAGTAATTGGAGAACCGAAAGAGTTAACAAACGAACAAGTTACAACATTAGTTCATTTACGTGAGAAAAAATTCAAAGTTCCTGGCCGTTTTCCTGATCTAGGGATACACGATTAA
- a CDS encoding alcohol dehydrogenase catalytic domain-containing protein — translation MSNVASKMKAVVCHGPGEYLLESVDVPSPEAGEVLIKVEACGICAGDVKAWDGAPMFWGGEDGQPSYVKTPVIPGHEFVGTVVEVGTGVTDFSVGDRLISEQIVPCNTCRYCKRGQYWMCEKHDIYGFQYNVNGGMAEYMNFPVNAINHKVPHDLPIEKAILIEPYACSMHAVNRANIQIGDFVVISGAGTLGLGMVAAAKLRSPGTLVVLDIRDERLELAKQFGADIVLNPSKVDVVEEIKNMTEGYGCDVYIEATGAPASVIQGLHAIRKLGRFVEFSVFSSPVTVDWSIIGDRKELDILGAHLGPYCYPNVINGIASGALPTEGVVTHKLPLEEFQNGFEMVKSGAGSLKVILIP, via the coding sequence ATGTCAAATGTAGCTAGTAAAATGAAAGCGGTTGTATGCCATGGTCCCGGTGAATATTTACTTGAATCTGTGGATGTACCTTCTCCAGAAGCAGGTGAAGTCCTGATTAAGGTAGAGGCCTGTGGCATTTGTGCAGGTGATGTAAAAGCTTGGGATGGAGCACCGATGTTTTGGGGCGGAGAGGATGGTCAGCCTAGTTATGTAAAAACTCCAGTCATCCCGGGGCATGAATTTGTAGGAACGGTTGTCGAGGTAGGTACGGGCGTGACAGATTTTTCTGTTGGAGACCGCCTTATTTCAGAACAAATTGTACCTTGTAATACTTGTCGATATTGTAAGCGCGGTCAATACTGGATGTGTGAAAAGCATGATATATACGGCTTTCAGTACAACGTCAACGGCGGAATGGCCGAATATATGAATTTTCCAGTAAATGCTATTAATCATAAAGTTCCTCATGATTTACCTATTGAAAAAGCTATTCTAATTGAACCGTATGCATGTTCTATGCATGCAGTAAATCGAGCTAATATTCAAATAGGAGATTTTGTTGTCATTTCAGGTGCTGGAACGCTTGGACTAGGAATGGTAGCAGCTGCAAAACTACGAAGTCCTGGTACATTAGTAGTTTTAGATATACGAGACGAACGATTGGAACTTGCCAAACAATTTGGGGCAGATATTGTTCTCAACCCTTCAAAGGTCGATGTAGTAGAGGAAATTAAAAATATGACAGAGGGTTATGGCTGTGATGTTTATATAGAAGCAACTGGTGCACCTGCTAGTGTTATTCAGGGCTTACATGCCATCCGGAAGCTTGGGCGCTTTGTGGAGTTTAGTGTATTTTCAAGTCCAGTAACTGTCGATTGGAGTATTATTGGTGATCGTAAAGAGCTTGATATTTTAGGTGCGCACTTAGGACCTTACTGTTATCCAAATGTTATTAATGGAATCGCATCTGGTGCCCTCCCTACTGAGGGGGTAGTTACGCATAAACTCCCTCTAGAAGAGTTTCAGAATGGTTTTGAAATGGTGAAAAGCGGAGCCGGCTCTTTAAAAGTTATTTTAATACCGTAG
- a CDS encoding MFS transporter, producing MEMKNFWAFVITGMLLIVTTTGFARMAYGIILPFMQEGLSLTTSESGLLGTMLFLGYLLTVGLSGMLTLRIGAKNVLLVGGSFVIAGLGGLIFVTNFWWAAIALFLAGAGSALVYTPLLSIAVSTFPKKRGTVMGLLMSGAGVGMLLSGVLVPFMLRHFPEFGWRGVWLVFAVITIIVVLVAFFVIKTPHSTAENGTVQEKTKAWRSKELYLIAGIYFAVGLVYLIPNLYQTSYMKDIGISNAVAGSIYAVAGIVSIGGAPLWGMLADKIGVKKALMAALLLSIIGDVFPMLFPNVIGFIVSAIIWGSSLGGVLVLIQMKASQGVSPKYVASAIGFISIFYAIGQMIGPGLAGWLIEYGGGYATAYGFGATIFFLCLLLSMVLTTKEEIA from the coding sequence ATGGAAATGAAAAATTTTTGGGCATTTGTTATAACAGGAATGCTATTAATTGTTACAACTACGGGATTTGCTCGTATGGCTTACGGTATTATATTACCTTTTATGCAGGAAGGGCTGTCATTAACTACATCAGAGTCAGGTTTATTAGGTACGATGCTTTTTTTAGGTTATTTACTTACAGTAGGTCTGTCTGGGATGCTTACGTTGCGTATTGGAGCGAAAAATGTGCTGTTGGTAGGCGGAAGCTTTGTTATTGCAGGTTTAGGAGGTCTTATATTTGTAACGAACTTTTGGTGGGCCGCTATAGCTTTATTTTTGGCTGGTGCTGGTAGTGCTCTTGTCTATACCCCACTATTATCAATAGCGGTTAGCACTTTCCCAAAGAAAAGGGGGACAGTGATGGGATTGCTAATGAGTGGTGCGGGAGTAGGAATGCTCTTGTCTGGAGTACTTGTACCCTTTATGCTTCGGCATTTTCCTGAGTTTGGCTGGCGAGGAGTATGGTTAGTATTTGCGGTAATCACAATTATAGTCGTGTTAGTTGCATTTTTTGTGATAAAGACACCACACTCAACAGCAGAAAATGGTACTGTACAAGAAAAAACTAAAGCCTGGAGAAGTAAAGAACTGTACCTCATAGCTGGAATTTATTTTGCCGTTGGACTCGTTTATCTTATTCCGAATTTATATCAAACAAGCTATATGAAGGACATCGGGATTTCGAATGCAGTGGCGGGCTCTATTTATGCTGTTGCAGGGATCGTTTCAATTGGCGGTGCGCCATTATGGGGAATGCTAGCGGATAAGATAGGCGTAAAAAAAGCATTAATGGCAGCGTTGCTTTTATCAATTATTGGAGATGTTTTTCCGATGTTATTTCCTAATGTAATTGGATTTATCGTGTCTGCTATTATATGGGGTTCGTCTCTTGGAGGTGTCCTTGTGCTCATTCAAATGAAGGCAAGCCAAGGGGTATCGCCAAAATATGTGGCATCAGCAATCGGCTTTATTTCTATCTTTTACGCTATCGGTCAAATGATTGGGCCTGGACTCGCAGGATGGCTTATAGAATATGGTGGGGGATATGCTACTGCTTATGGTTTTGGAGCTACTATTTTCTTTTTATGTTTACTACTATCAATGGTACTTACTACTAAAGAAGAAATAGCTTAA
- the aldA gene encoding aldehyde dehydrogenase: MKKYQMYIDGRFVSSSSGEQTQVINPATEEIISEVPKGTVEDVQLAIDAAEKAQKAWAKLPSIERGKYLQAISKEIRENIQVLARTISEEMGKTLSLAETEVNFTADYIDYMAGWARRYEGEIVQSDRPNEQIFIHKAPIGVIAGILPWNFPFFLIARKAAPALITGNTIVLKPSDLSPNNALEFAKIIDKVGLPKGVINIVTGSGKILGQELAGNSKIGMISLTGSYNAGAAVMRTAAENITKVSLELGGKAPAIVMDDADIDLAVRSIVDSRVINTGQVCNCTERVYVHKNIADDFIKKITKAMSEVTYGDPLINKEIDMGPLSSEEALESVEDMVQEAVANGATILTGGKRSSQEKGYFYEPTVLVNVNNEMEIMRQEIFGPVLPIATFNDLDEALELANDCQYGLTSSIFTQNLDVTMRASKELEFGETYVNRENFEAIQGFHAGWKKSGIGGADGRHGLEEYLQTHVVYLQSNL, encoded by the coding sequence ATGAAAAAATATCAAATGTACATTGATGGGCGATTTGTTAGTTCTAGCTCAGGTGAGCAAACACAAGTCATTAATCCAGCAACGGAGGAAATTATTTCAGAGGTTCCTAAAGGGACTGTGGAGGACGTACAGCTGGCAATTGATGCTGCGGAGAAAGCGCAAAAGGCTTGGGCAAAACTCCCATCTATTGAGAGAGGAAAATATTTGCAAGCAATTTCCAAAGAAATACGTGAGAATATTCAAGTCTTAGCACGCACAATATCAGAGGAAATGGGGAAAACTCTTTCTCTTGCTGAAACAGAAGTTAACTTTACTGCCGACTATATAGATTATATGGCAGGTTGGGCAAGACGCTATGAAGGAGAAATTGTACAAAGTGATCGACCAAATGAGCAAATCTTTATTCATAAAGCACCGATTGGCGTTATAGCTGGTATTTTACCATGGAATTTCCCATTTTTCTTAATTGCACGTAAAGCAGCACCAGCTTTAATCACAGGTAATACGATTGTTCTAAAACCAAGTGATTTATCCCCTAATAATGCGTTAGAGTTTGCAAAAATCATTGATAAGGTGGGCTTGCCAAAAGGGGTTATCAATATAGTAACTGGTAGTGGAAAGATCCTTGGACAAGAGTTAGCTGGAAATTCTAAGATAGGAATGATCAGTTTAACAGGTAGCTACAATGCTGGTGCCGCTGTTATGCGTACAGCGGCAGAAAACATTACAAAAGTATCTTTAGAATTAGGAGGAAAAGCACCTGCTATTGTTATGGATGATGCGGATATAGATTTGGCAGTACGTTCGATTGTCGATTCTCGTGTCATTAATACAGGACAAGTATGTAACTGTACAGAGCGTGTTTATGTTCATAAAAACATTGCAGATGATTTTATTAAAAAAATAACAAAGGCAATGTCCGAGGTAACATATGGAGATCCATTAATTAATAAAGAGATTGATATGGGACCTCTTTCTAGTGAAGAGGCACTTGAATCGGTAGAGGACATGGTACAGGAAGCAGTTGCTAATGGGGCTACGATCTTAACAGGTGGTAAGCGCTCTTCACAAGAAAAGGGTTATTTTTATGAACCAACCGTACTTGTAAATGTAAATAACGAAATGGAAATTATGCGCCAAGAAATTTTCGGTCCTGTACTTCCGATCGCTACTTTCAATGACTTAGATGAAGCACTTGAATTAGCTAATGATTGTCAGTATGGCCTAACATCCTCTATTTTCACACAAAATCTAGATGTGACAATGCGTGCAAGTAAAGAATTAGAGTTTGGGGAAACGTATGTTAATCGTGAAAACTTTGAAGCTATACAAGGTTTCCATGCAGGATGGAAAAAGTCAGGTATCGGTGGTGCCGATGGACGACATGGCCTAGAAGAATATTTGCAAACCCATGTTGTCTATCTTCAAAGTAATCTTTAA
- a CDS encoding helix-turn-helix transcriptional regulator, producing MLNTNFHENFSEFFHALEISKIQECPFAFQPNAQEGAIQRFIPRPDLEVIISDYSFYREYQMQVVTKQPMVELSFCLQGNRGVYISGSEYEISSGTCSLQFIEQVGANFMFHKNQSYQMVGIGIPISTFNHFMSEIGETSKESLSFSKILDGKRYRLFQERINASSLIIVRQMLDAIASKKMTNLELECRALQLLSMTFRSHLFVNSLSPVMFSKSDRTKIQQAQSIIMEHMSNPPTLIELSRLIGLNDYKLKKGFKEMFGTTVFGYLREKRLEKAFFLLQEGTMNVTDIANAVGYSNPSYFAEIFKERFGINPREILRDLNRL from the coding sequence ATGTTGAATACTAATTTCCATGAGAACTTTAGTGAATTTTTTCATGCATTGGAAATATCAAAAATACAAGAATGTCCGTTTGCATTCCAACCGAATGCGCAGGAAGGAGCTATACAGCGTTTTATTCCTCGGCCAGATTTAGAAGTGATTATATCTGATTACTCATTTTATCGAGAGTACCAAATGCAAGTAGTAACAAAGCAGCCTATGGTTGAACTTAGTTTCTGTTTACAAGGTAATAGAGGCGTTTACATCTCAGGTTCAGAATATGAAATTTCTTCAGGAACATGCTCGCTTCAATTTATAGAGCAAGTGGGGGCAAATTTTATGTTTCATAAAAATCAATCCTATCAAATGGTGGGGATTGGTATTCCAATTTCAACCTTCAATCATTTTATGAGTGAAATTGGTGAAACTAGTAAGGAATCCCTAAGTTTCTCTAAAATTCTTGATGGAAAACGATATAGACTATTTCAAGAGAGAATTAACGCATCTTCCCTAATTATTGTTCGGCAAATGTTAGATGCTATAGCAAGTAAGAAAATGACCAATTTAGAGCTAGAATGTCGAGCATTACAGCTATTATCTATGACATTTCGATCTCATCTATTTGTTAATTCTCTTAGCCCTGTTATGTTTTCAAAAAGTGATAGAACAAAAATACAGCAAGCCCAATCAATTATCATGGAGCATATGTCCAATCCTCCAACACTAATTGAGTTATCGCGTTTAATTGGTTTAAACGATTACAAATTAAAAAAGGGATTTAAAGAGATGTTCGGAACAACAGTGTTTGGATATTTACGAGAAAAAAGGCTAGAAAAAGCATTTTTTTTATTACAAGAGGGAACTATGAATGTAACTGACATTGCGAATGCAGTGGGATATTCTAATCCTAGCTATTTTGCGGAGATTTTTAAGGAGAGATTTGGAATTAATCCTAGGGAAATATTAAGAGATCTTAATCGATTGTAG
- a CDS encoding rhamnulokinase — MTKYKKCLAFDFGASSGRLIAGVYNGEKVVLEEVYRFNNEPVTINNHLHWNLELLYKHILNGLEAASKDVAEFDSIGIDTWGVDYCLLDKEEKPVHWPFHYRDDRTEGISSKMPIHFEEFYSKTGIQFLPFNTVYQLFAEFKNNPKLNQKAEYLLFIPDLFNHFLTGNNKTEYTIASTSQLLNVNSKQWDFDIIERLGFPKHLFQEIIFPGEIYGMLHEKHMRKIGISNSVPVISVGSHDTASAVAGIPLEHEDSAYLICGSWSLLGLEIQNPVVNEISFKDSFSNEGGVFNTIRFLKNINGMFLLQQLKKHYNEIFTRKIDFADIINAAKLSHKSFSINPNHSLFLSPDNVMEAINSYCIATGQGKPDNLGEWAIAIYNGLTQEFENQLLNIESITGKKIKQIHMVGGGIQDELLCQMTANVTNKKVVAGPVESSVLGNVMIQLFALGEVSTLSEIRQVIKRSVSLKVYEPKLEGLSL, encoded by the coding sequence ATGACTAAATACAAAAAATGCCTGGCCTTTGATTTTGGGGCATCAAGCGGAAGATTAATTGCGGGGGTTTATAATGGAGAAAAAGTCGTATTAGAAGAAGTTTACCGTTTTAACAATGAACCAGTTACTATAAATAATCATTTACATTGGAATCTTGAACTTTTGTATAAACACATATTAAATGGGTTAGAAGCTGCTTCAAAGGATGTAGCGGAATTTGATAGTATCGGAATTGATACTTGGGGAGTTGATTATTGTCTTTTAGATAAAGAAGAAAAGCCTGTTCACTGGCCATTCCATTATCGGGATGATAGGACAGAAGGTATCTCCTCAAAAATGCCAATTCATTTTGAAGAATTCTATTCTAAAACAGGTATACAATTTTTACCTTTTAATACGGTTTATCAATTATTTGCTGAATTTAAAAATAACCCAAAGTTGAATCAAAAGGCTGAATATTTATTATTCATACCAGATTTATTTAATCACTTCTTAACAGGAAATAACAAGACCGAATATACAATTGCTTCAACTAGTCAACTATTGAATGTAAATAGTAAACAATGGGATTTTGACATTATTGAGCGATTAGGATTTCCTAAACATCTTTTTCAGGAAATCATTTTCCCAGGCGAAATTTACGGAATGTTACATGAAAAACACATGAGAAAAATTGGTATAAGTAATTCAGTTCCAGTTATTTCAGTAGGAAGTCATGATACTGCCAGTGCTGTTGCTGGAATACCTTTAGAACATGAAGATAGTGCATATTTAATTTGTGGATCTTGGTCTTTATTGGGACTTGAAATCCAAAATCCTGTTGTTAATGAAATATCTTTTAAAGATTCTTTTAGCAATGAAGGTGGAGTATTTAATACGATTAGATTTCTTAAAAATATTAATGGCATGTTTTTATTGCAACAATTAAAAAAGCATTATAATGAAATATTTACAAGAAAAATAGATTTTGCTGATATTATTAACGCTGCTAAGTTATCGCATAAAAGTTTTTCAATTAATCCCAATCATTCTTTATTCTTATCACCGGATAATGTTATGGAAGCTATCAATTCCTATTGCATTGCTACAGGACAGGGAAAACCTGATAATCTAGGTGAATGGGCAATTGCTATCTATAACGGGTTAACACAAGAATTTGAAAATCAATTACTTAACATTGAGAGTATTACTGGTAAAAAGATAAAGCAGATTCATATGGTCGGAGGCGGTATTCAAGACGAATTATTATGCCAAATGACTGCCAATGTAACAAACAAGAAAGTGGTAGCTGGTCCTGTTGAATCTAGCGTTCTAGGAAATGTTATGATTCAATTATTTGCTTTAGGAGAGGTCTCAACTCTTTCAGAAATAAGACAGGTCATTAAAAGATCTGTATCCCTAAAAGTATACGAACCAAAATTAGAAGGTCTATCACTGTAA